In Acidimicrobiales bacterium, a single genomic region encodes these proteins:
- a CDS encoding 3'-5' exonuclease: MSNSAEPPSSGSFPDERIFACFDVETTRLDPHSGHVIEVAIVRIGADGTPMGEWTTLVDAGTTDVGRTDIHGIRPEWLPDAPRFPEIAGDLAAQLDGCIPVAHNSPFDIGFIVEEWGRAGLGALDLDAVDTLPLARSLGLPGRLGLLAAALEVPLGDAHQALDDTRALAGVLLALLDQGAQPPLWPIFGPPLLTPAPTGRVLHRPGAVV; this comes from the coding sequence GTGTCGAACTCAGCCGAGCCACCGTCATCCGGGTCATTCCCAGACGAGCGGATCTTCGCCTGCTTCGACGTGGAGACGACCCGTCTAGATCCCCATTCCGGACACGTCATCGAAGTGGCCATAGTGCGTATCGGGGCCGACGGCACGCCCATGGGGGAGTGGACGACCTTGGTCGATGCGGGGACCACCGACGTCGGCCGTACCGACATCCATGGCATCAGGCCCGAATGGCTACCTGATGCGCCCCGATTCCCGGAGATTGCCGGTGACCTTGCCGCCCAGTTGGACGGGTGCATCCCGGTTGCCCACAACTCCCCGTTCGACATTGGCTTCATTGTCGAGGAATGGGGACGCGCAGGCCTAGGCGCTTTGGATCTGGACGCTGTCGACACGCTTCCACTAGCACGGTCGCTGGGGCTTCCCGGACGTCTCGGCCTACTGGCAGCCGCCCTCGAGGTTCCTCTAGGTGATGCCCACCAAGCGCTTGACGACACCCGGGCTCTAGCCGGCGTACTGCTGGCACTCCTGGACCAAGGTGCCCAGCCGCCCTTGTGGCCGATCTTCGGTCCGCCGTTGCTTACGCCGGCGCCCACCGGGCGGGTCCTGCATCGCCCCGGCGCCGTCGTGTGA